A window from Pokkaliibacter sp. MBI-7 encodes these proteins:
- the ftsL gene encoding cell division protein FtsL, with protein MGQAVVNKQPARVQNVVPQKRLVMHPVLNIQASSWRVILIAVLMTMVVASAVAVILSSHWNRKQFNELQQLERQRDRLEVEWGQLLLEESTWSAHSRVETLARDRLHMFSPPPKSIIMVQP; from the coding sequence ATGGGACAGGCGGTAGTGAACAAGCAGCCTGCACGAGTGCAGAATGTTGTGCCTCAAAAGCGGCTGGTCATGCATCCTGTACTCAATATTCAGGCTTCTTCCTGGCGCGTCATCCTGATTGCGGTATTGATGACGATGGTTGTTGCCAGTGCTGTGGCAGTGATCTTGAGCTCTCATTGGAATCGTAAGCAATTCAATGAGCTGCAGCAGTTAGAACGACAGCGTGATCGTCTGGAGGTCGAGTGGGGTCAGCTTTTGCTGGAGGAAAGTACCTGGTCAGCTCACAGCCGGGTAGAAACGCTCGCTCGTGACAGATTGCACATGTTTTCGCCTCCTCCCAAATCAATCATTATGGTTCAGCCATGA
- the rsmH gene encoding 16S rRNA (cytosine(1402)-N(4))-methyltransferase RsmH: MTDTYQHVTVLLDEAVDQLVTNSDGVYIDGTFGRGGHSSRILQRLSANGRLIAIDKDPDAIAVAKQRFADDPRFEIVHASFADLAEIVSQRSLHGQISGVLLDLGVSSPQLDNPERGFSFMQDGPLDMRMDPSQGLSAADWVNSAAEKDIADVLFVYGEERHSRRMAKALVAARQVAPILRTHTLSKIITDANPAWEKGKHPATRAFQAIRIFINKELDDIQTCLDASADVLTSSGRLVVISFHSLEDRIVKRFIRKESKGEQLPRGLPVTQDMLNIRMRTLGKAQKAEADEVTDNVRSRSAIMRVAERI; the protein is encoded by the coding sequence ATGACAGATACCTATCAGCACGTAACAGTACTCTTGGACGAGGCTGTCGATCAGCTGGTGACCAATAGTGATGGCGTCTACATTGACGGCACCTTCGGCCGTGGCGGCCACTCTTCACGCATTCTTCAGCGGCTGTCTGCTAACGGTAGGCTAATAGCTATTGACAAGGATCCTGATGCCATTGCAGTTGCTAAGCAACGTTTTGCTGATGATCCTCGTTTTGAAATTGTTCATGCATCCTTTGCTGATCTCGCCGAGATAGTCTCCCAGCGCTCTCTGCATGGGCAGATAAGCGGTGTCCTGCTTGATCTCGGTGTCTCATCTCCCCAGCTGGATAATCCTGAGCGTGGCTTCAGCTTCATGCAGGACGGGCCACTGGACATGCGTATGGATCCTTCGCAGGGGCTCAGCGCAGCAGACTGGGTCAACTCGGCAGCAGAGAAAGATATTGCTGATGTGCTCTTTGTTTACGGTGAAGAGCGCCATTCCCGGCGAATGGCAAAGGCTCTAGTAGCCGCCCGGCAAGTAGCGCCTATTCTGCGTACCCATACGCTGTCAAAAATCATTACCGATGCCAACCCTGCCTGGGAGAAAGGTAAACACCCTGCAACTAGGGCGTTTCAGGCCATTCGTATCTTTATCAACAAAGAACTGGACGACATTCAAACCTGCCTTGACGCATCTGCCGATGTGTTGACGTCTTCTGGTCGCTTGGTTGTCATCAGTTTTCACTCGTTGGAAGACCGCATAGTTAAACGCTTTATCCGCAAGGAATCCAAAGGAGAGCAGCTGCCAAGAGGTCTGCCAGTTACTCAGGATATGCTCAATATCCGCATGCGTACCTTGGGTAAGGCGCAAAAGGCTGAAGCTGATGAAGTAACCGACAATGTTCGGTCTCGCAGTGCAATCATGCGCGTAGCTGAGAGGATCTAG
- the mraZ gene encoding division/cell wall cluster transcriptional repressor MraZ — MGSFRGLTSISLDDKGRMALPARYRELLTEACDGNLVLTIDTEDPCLLLYPLPVWEGIQARLEALPSYNPATRRIQRLLIGHATDVQMDKQGRVLLPMVLRAYARLDKQVALIGQGQRFELWDEAMWMQRREEYLAPTHDMAGLPAELSELAL; from the coding sequence ATGGGTAGTTTTCGCGGACTAACATCAATTTCTCTCGACGATAAGGGGCGAATGGCGCTTCCTGCTCGTTACCGGGAGTTATTGACAGAAGCCTGTGACGGCAACCTAGTACTCACGATTGATACTGAAGATCCATGTTTGCTGCTCTATCCCTTGCCAGTATGGGAGGGGATCCAGGCGCGTCTGGAAGCACTGCCTAGCTATAACCCGGCGACTAGGCGTATCCAGCGCTTGTTGATTGGTCATGCTACAGATGTGCAAATGGATAAGCAGGGTCGTGTATTGCTGCCAATGGTGCTGCGAGCTTATGCCAGGCTGGACAAGCAAGTGGCGCTGATAGGTCAGGGACAGCGATTTGAGCTGTGGGATGAAGCAATGTGGATGCAGCGGCGAGAGGAGTATCTCGCACCGACTCATGACATGGCTGGCTTGCCAGCTGAATTAAGTGAATTAGCACTGTAG
- the rsmI gene encoding 16S rRNA (cytidine(1402)-2'-O)-methyltransferase yields the protein MSEQALYIVATPIGNLEDLSPRAVATLSSVGLIAAEDTRHSQRLLSHFNIRTPVWAVHDHNERKQADAIVQRLMGGESVALVSDAGTPLISDPGYHLVKEVRRAGFKVVPIPGPCAMVTALCAAGLPTDKFVFEGFLPARAQARQAALEKVRDEARTLVFYESPHRILATLQAMVEVFGEGRAMVMARELTKTFETFLSGSIAEVLAEVEADHNQQKGEMVLMVQGHSVPVADDDDLDAEGGRVMQILLESLSISQAASTGAKILNQPRKKLYQWALARQND from the coding sequence ATGTCAGAACAGGCCTTATATATTGTCGCCACTCCAATTGGAAATCTTGAGGACTTGAGTCCTCGTGCTGTTGCTACATTGTCCAGCGTTGGGCTGATTGCGGCAGAAGATACTCGCCATAGTCAGCGTTTACTGTCTCATTTCAATATTAGAACCCCTGTGTGGGCTGTACATGATCACAATGAGCGCAAGCAAGCAGACGCTATTGTACAGCGATTGATGGGAGGGGAAAGTGTTGCTCTGGTTTCTGATGCGGGGACACCGCTAATCTCCGATCCTGGTTATCACCTGGTGAAGGAGGTGCGCCGGGCTGGATTCAAGGTAGTGCCGATACCGGGGCCGTGTGCCATGGTTACAGCGCTGTGTGCAGCAGGCCTGCCAACTGACAAGTTTGTATTTGAGGGTTTTTTGCCTGCAAGGGCGCAAGCCAGGCAGGCTGCGCTGGAAAAGGTCAGAGATGAAGCCAGGACTCTGGTGTTTTACGAAAGTCCACATCGCATTCTTGCCACGCTTCAGGCAATGGTGGAGGTGTTCGGTGAGGGGCGTGCCATGGTGATGGCGAGGGAGTTGACCAAAACCTTCGAGACTTTTTTGTCTGGTTCGATTGCAGAAGTGCTGGCCGAGGTTGAAGCAGATCACAATCAGCAAAAGGGAGAGATGGTGCTTATGGTTCAGGGGCACTCTGTACCTGTTGCTGACGATGACGATCTGGATGCAGAGGGGGGGCGTGTCATGCAAATACTGCTGGAGTCGCTGTCAATCAGTCAGGCTGCCTCAACGGGGGCAAAAATACTCAATCAGCCGCGCAAGAAATTGTATCAGTGGGCTCTGGCGCGTCAGAATGACTAA
- a CDS encoding penicillin-binding protein activator: protein MSNSGTQPQKATQRASSQQSIGSIVARSQAKSGEDRNEFLLLNAEQLLDQARPGDASTLTDMVDERSLDADLKLEYAFLRAKLELSRQDGNQALFWLHDPVFQQSQLSSVDEQLLHQLRAQAFELNLDYIHAAKERIQLSSLLDGNQKQTQHDLIWQDLQRSNTSQLNQAKGDALDSLTQGWLELALIMRNQSDLAQQTSNLMDWKRAWPSHPASYLLPGELAALTDTNTELPPKVALVLPMSGQLANVSQAIQQGFMTSYYQRQQSGLNTPEVVVKDSESYPNLLSLYQDLKNQGVEFVIGPLRKEQLQQLANSNHLDIDTLGLNVLDNTSYLPDNLFEYGLTIEDEARQAANQAWQDGKRSAMLLTEPSEWAQRAASAFRQEWQSLGGSIQDEFSLDGRDSYVDVSAQWLRLNMTASQAKASNGSARHRQDIDMIFLVSKPQTARQVVPALSFNFASDIPIYATSQIYTGKPDPQHDQDLNGVYFTIMPMLLKGVSGNSAQVQDFWQQSAGNVLGFYAMGMDAFELMLRMPLMKEHQNSRFYGQTGILEMEDGVIHRQLSIARMRDGAPYPILTNQPQD, encoded by the coding sequence GTGTCCAACTCAGGGACTCAGCCACAGAAAGCAACTCAACGAGCCAGCTCACAACAGTCAATTGGCTCCATAGTAGCACGCAGTCAGGCAAAATCCGGCGAAGATCGTAACGAGTTTCTATTGCTGAACGCTGAGCAGCTGTTAGATCAGGCACGCCCCGGCGATGCCAGCACCCTGACAGACATGGTTGATGAGCGATCACTGGATGCTGACCTGAAACTCGAATATGCATTTCTTCGAGCCAAGCTGGAGCTCAGCCGGCAGGATGGCAACCAGGCGCTCTTTTGGTTACACGATCCCGTATTCCAGCAGTCGCAGCTAAGCTCCGTCGATGAACAGTTGCTGCACCAGCTACGCGCCCAGGCTTTCGAGCTGAATCTTGACTACATTCACGCTGCCAAAGAGCGTATTCAGCTATCCAGCCTGCTGGATGGTAACCAGAAGCAGACCCAACACGACCTGATCTGGCAAGACCTGCAACGCAGCAACACCAGCCAGCTTAATCAGGCGAAAGGCGATGCGCTCGACAGCCTCACTCAAGGCTGGCTTGAGCTGGCACTGATAATGCGCAACCAGTCTGACCTGGCACAACAGACCAGCAACCTCATGGACTGGAAACGCGCATGGCCCAGCCACCCCGCCAGCTACCTGCTGCCGGGAGAGCTTGCCGCACTGACTGATACCAACACCGAACTGCCTCCCAAAGTGGCTTTAGTACTGCCGATGAGCGGCCAGCTGGCCAACGTAAGCCAAGCCATCCAACAAGGCTTTATGACTTCCTACTATCAGCGCCAGCAAAGTGGCCTGAACACGCCCGAAGTAGTGGTCAAGGACAGCGAAAGCTACCCGAACCTGCTGTCTCTATATCAGGATCTGAAAAATCAGGGCGTGGAGTTTGTCATCGGCCCGCTGCGCAAAGAACAGTTACAGCAGCTGGCTAACAGCAACCATCTCGACATCGACACCTTGGGCCTGAACGTACTGGACAACACCAGCTATCTGCCCGACAACCTCTTTGAATATGGCCTGACAATTGAAGACGAAGCTCGCCAGGCTGCCAATCAGGCCTGGCAAGATGGCAAGCGCAGCGCCATGCTTCTTACCGAACCCAGTGAATGGGCTCAACGTGCCGCCAGCGCATTTCGTCAGGAATGGCAATCACTGGGAGGCAGCATACAAGACGAATTTTCGCTGGATGGTCGCGACTCTTATGTCGATGTCTCTGCCCAATGGCTACGTCTGAACATGACCGCATCGCAGGCCAAAGCCAGCAATGGCAGTGCACGTCATCGCCAGGATATCGACATGATTTTTCTGGTTAGCAAACCCCAGACCGCACGACAGGTCGTTCCTGCGCTGTCGTTCAACTTTGCCTCTGACATCCCCATTTACGCAACATCGCAAATTTACACTGGCAAACCCGACCCTCAGCATGATCAGGACTTGAATGGTGTCTATTTCACCATCATGCCCATGCTTTTGAAGGGAGTTAGCGGCAACTCAGCCCAGGTACAGGACTTCTGGCAGCAATCAGCTGGCAACGTTCTAGGGTTCTATGCCATGGGCATGGATGCTTTTGAGCTCATGCTAAGGATGCCGCTGATGAAGGAACATCAAAACAGCCGCTTCTACGGCCAGACGGGTATTTTGGAGATGGAAGACGGCGTCATTCATCGACAACTCAGCATTGCGCGCATGCGTGACGGAGCACCTTACCCCATCCTCACCAACCAACCACAGGACTGA
- a CDS encoding YraN family protein encodes MTEHLTPSSPTNHRTEGVRAFWRGRSAEQAACDYLKQAGLTVVDRNIRLANGEIDIIVQEQNILIFVEVRYRSANSLVSAAQSVDTNKQSRIINTAHAYLQRNPRWQNQLCRFDVIAVENSADGYLFNWLKNAFTT; translated from the coding sequence GTGACGGAGCACCTTACCCCATCCTCACCAACCAACCACAGGACTGAGGGTGTGCGAGCATTTTGGCGCGGAAGAAGCGCTGAACAGGCAGCCTGTGATTACCTGAAGCAAGCCGGGCTGACGGTGGTGGACAGGAATATCAGACTGGCCAATGGCGAAATAGATATTATCGTGCAGGAACAAAACATCCTGATATTTGTCGAAGTTCGCTATCGCAGTGCCAATTCTCTGGTATCCGCTGCACAATCGGTGGATACCAACAAGCAAAGCAGGATAATCAACACAGCCCATGCTTACCTGCAGCGCAATCCGCGATGGCAAAATCAGCTCTGTCGCTTTGATGTCATCGCTGTTGAAAACAGTGCTGATGGCTACCTATTTAACTGGCTGAAAAATGCCTTCACGACCTGA
- a CDS encoding phosphoheptose isomerase, with protein MELQDRIIAQFHTSIDVKVHAVETLTPVIAHASEMMLHCLLNEGKILCCGNGRSAIDAQLFATQLLNRFDRDRPGLPAMALSSDAATLTAIASEYSYNDVFSKQTRALGQPGDILLVLSSSGRSANIVQAIQAAHDRDMMVIALTGHDGGDIAALLRPEEVELRVPSDQPVRIQEVHTLIVHCLCDLIDHQLFGGEG; from the coding sequence ATGGAGCTGCAAGATCGCATCATTGCGCAATTTCACACCAGCATCGACGTCAAAGTCCATGCGGTTGAAACCCTTACACCTGTAATAGCCCACGCCAGCGAGATGATGCTGCATTGTTTGCTGAATGAGGGAAAAATTCTGTGTTGTGGCAATGGCCGTTCTGCAATTGATGCCCAGCTCTTCGCCACACAACTGTTGAATCGCTTCGATCGTGATCGCCCCGGCCTGCCTGCCATGGCCTTGAGTTCAGATGCTGCCACACTGACCGCGATCGCCAGCGAATACAGCTACAACGATGTCTTCTCCAAGCAAACTCGCGCTCTGGGTCAACCAGGAGACATCTTGCTGGTTTTGTCGTCATCAGGTCGTTCTGCCAACATTGTCCAGGCAATTCAGGCAGCGCATGACCGCGACATGATGGTTATTGCACTGACAGGCCACGATGGTGGCGATATAGCAGCATTACTCAGACCAGAAGAGGTTGAATTACGAGTTCCTTCGGATCAGCCTGTGCGCATTCAGGAAGTCCACACCCTGATCGTGCATTGCTTATGCGACCTTATTGACCACCAGCTCTTTGGAGGAGAAGGATGA
- a CDS encoding BON domain-containing protein, whose amino-acid sequence MKHPLLATLALSTIALHGCSTMISNGREEPIKEDYGSRTMGGYIDDQVIETKANVNISKGSAEVQHGRISITSIDGIVLLVGQVPTQTAKEEAGRIVQQVRDVKQVQNMLSVAPPATLVMQSQDTFITTQVISKLFSNKNVPSSQIKVITEAGIVYLMGRVTPQQANLAVDLIRQVGGVQQIVKVFEYI is encoded by the coding sequence ATGAAGCACCCTTTGCTTGCAACCTTGGCACTTAGCACCATCGCCCTGCATGGCTGCTCAACTATGATATCCAATGGCCGCGAAGAACCTATCAAAGAGGATTACGGTTCACGCACCATGGGTGGCTATATTGACGATCAGGTGATCGAAACAAAAGCCAATGTCAATATCAGCAAAGGCTCAGCAGAGGTACAGCACGGGCGCATCTCCATTACCAGTATCGATGGTATCGTACTGCTGGTTGGACAGGTGCCCACCCAGACAGCCAAGGAAGAAGCAGGCAGAATAGTTCAGCAAGTTCGAGACGTGAAACAAGTCCAGAACATGTTATCTGTAGCACCGCCAGCCACTCTGGTTATGCAGAGCCAAGACACCTTCATTACCACACAGGTAATAAGCAAACTCTTTTCCAACAAAAATGTTCCAAGCTCGCAGATCAAGGTCATCACCGAAGCGGGGATCGTTTATTTAATGGGACGAGTTACCCCACAACAAGCCAACCTTGCAGTCGACTTAATCAGGCAAGTTGGCGGGGTTCAACAGATCGTTAAAGTTTTCGAATATATTTAA
- a CDS encoding ClpXP protease specificity-enhancing factor, translating to MIPSRAFLARALYDWILENGWTPYVVVDAECPGVQVPVQHVQDGQIILNISPSAVQYLQMGNAELTFNARFGGVPMQVIAPIASVLAVYARENGQGMGFGMEPGADMLEQRLLEEATASSLEVVDGASSKGDELVEDADSKKKRPTLKVVK from the coding sequence ATGATACCTAGCCGCGCATTTCTGGCTCGTGCCTTGTATGACTGGATACTTGAGAACGGTTGGACTCCATACGTCGTTGTTGATGCTGAGTGTCCAGGGGTTCAGGTGCCAGTTCAGCACGTTCAAGATGGGCAGATTATCCTCAATATTTCTCCATCAGCAGTGCAGTATCTGCAGATGGGGAATGCTGAACTGACATTTAATGCGCGATTCGGGGGAGTGCCAATGCAGGTAATTGCCCCTATTGCCTCTGTTTTGGCGGTGTATGCCAGAGAAAATGGGCAGGGTATGGGGTTTGGTATGGAGCCCGGAGCAGATATGTTGGAGCAGCGTTTGCTGGAGGAGGCAACTGCTTCTTCACTGGAGGTTGTTGATGGCGCTTCTAGCAAGGGGGATGAGCTAGTAGAGGATGCGGATAGCAAGAAAAAGCGCCCAACCTTGAAGGTTGTTAAGTAG
- a CDS encoding glutathione S-transferase N-terminal domain-containing protein, with product MGVVAKRSSMTFFSNGEDHYSHRVRIVLAEKGVTVDVLDTDPEHLPEDVTTLNPYSSLPTLLDRELVLFEPNIMMEYLDERFPHPPLLPVYPVARAESRQLMHRIQRDWCKHVDLILANKNSDEAEQSRQILTDSLVSIAPIFSERPYFMSDEFTLVDCCTAPILWRLPALGIELPEKPAKHLLKYMGRLFERESFRASLSEAEKEIRA from the coding sequence ATGGGTGTTGTGGCGAAGCGTTCTTCAATGACGTTCTTCTCCAACGGTGAAGATCATTACAGTCATCGCGTACGTATCGTACTGGCCGAAAAAGGAGTGACTGTTGATGTGCTGGATACCGATCCTGAGCATTTGCCTGAGGATGTGACCACTCTTAACCCTTATAGCTCATTGCCGACGTTGCTTGATCGTGAGTTGGTGCTGTTCGAGCCTAACATCATGATGGAGTATCTTGATGAGCGTTTTCCGCATCCTCCGCTGTTGCCTGTTTACCCGGTAGCGCGTGCTGAAAGCCGTCAGTTGATGCATCGTATCCAGCGCGACTGGTGCAAGCATGTTGATCTGATTCTGGCAAACAAGAATAGCGATGAAGCTGAGCAGTCACGTCAGATTCTCACTGATAGCCTGGTCTCTATAGCACCGATTTTCTCTGAACGTCCTTACTTCATGAGTGATGAGTTCACTCTGGTCGATTGCTGTACGGCGCCCATTCTATGGAGACTTCCTGCGTTGGGTATCGAGCTGCCTGAAAAGCCTGCCAAACACCTCCTGAAATACATGGGGCGGTTGTTTGAGCGTGAATCTTTCCGCGCCAGCTTGTCTGAGGCGGAAAAAGAAATTCGTGCTTGA
- a CDS encoding cytochrome c1, producing the protein MMNKILAIVFAALMPVVGWAAEGHSVHLDKHETDLHDTASMQRGWALFKNYCLGCHSANYQRYERTADDLGVPAEMAAKYLVLPGRKIGEQMTVAMRTVDAKTWFGSPPPDLTLEARLRGADWIYTYLRSFYADSSRPFGVNNTVFPNVGMPHALIELQGVPEKTCKPVPVVDEDGRTKVDPLTGKAFLETQCDVIGIKPGTGKLTEKEYDQAVYDLVNFLAYMGEPSKLDSMRIGTYVLIFLAILFVFAYALKREYWRDVH; encoded by the coding sequence ATGATGAATAAAATACTGGCCATAGTTTTTGCAGCGTTAATGCCAGTTGTGGGATGGGCGGCTGAAGGGCATAGCGTGCATTTGGATAAACATGAGACCGATCTGCATGATACGGCTTCTATGCAGCGTGGATGGGCACTGTTTAAAAATTATTGCCTGGGTTGTCACTCGGCAAACTATCAGCGTTATGAGCGCACGGCTGATGATCTCGGTGTGCCCGCAGAGATGGCTGCAAAATACCTCGTTTTGCCTGGGCGCAAGATTGGTGAGCAGATGACGGTGGCTATGCGTACTGTTGATGCAAAGACTTGGTTTGGTAGTCCTCCACCAGATTTGACGTTAGAGGCGAGGTTGCGTGGAGCGGATTGGATTTATACCTATCTGCGCAGTTTTTATGCCGATAGCTCTCGTCCTTTTGGAGTCAATAACACCGTCTTTCCCAATGTCGGGATGCCTCATGCGTTAATTGAATTACAGGGTGTTCCCGAAAAAACCTGTAAGCCTGTACCTGTTGTCGACGAGGATGGGCGTACCAAGGTAGATCCTCTTACGGGTAAGGCTTTTCTTGAAACGCAATGTGACGTTATTGGTATCAAGCCGGGAACGGGTAAGTTGACAGAAAAGGAATATGATCAAGCGGTCTATGATCTGGTAAACTTCCTCGCCTATATGGGTGAACCATCAAAATTGGACAGCATGCGAATTGGCACCTATGTGCTAATATTCTTGGCCATTCTATTTGTGTTCGCCTACGCGCTGAAACGTGAGTACTGGCGAGACGTGCACTAG
- a CDS encoding cytochrome bc complex cytochrome b subunit, whose translation MGNPNRSKATGGLLGWIDERFPATQMWEDHLSKYYAPKNFNFWYFFGSLALLVLVNQILTGIWLTMSYNPSAEGAFASVEYIMRDVDMGWIIRYLHSTGASAFFIVVYLHMFRGMMYGSYRKPRELVWIFGMAIYLALMAEAFMGYLLPWGQMSYWGAQVIVSLFGAIPVVGEDLAQWIRGDYLISGITLNRFFALHVIALPIVLLALVVLHILALHEVGSNNPDGIEIKAFKDEHGIPLDGIPFHPYYTVKDIVGVVVFLFVFCTVVFFFPEMGGYFLEKPNFEPANGLKTPEHIAPVWYFTPFYAMLRAVTYPLFGVDAKFWGVVVMGAAIAILFVLPWLDRSPVKSIRYKGWMSKVALVIFVLSFVLLGCLGATPSTGPRTVAAQLATVLYFAYFLLMPFYTRMESTKPVPERVTG comes from the coding sequence ATGGGTAATCCAAACCGCAGCAAGGCTACAGGTGGCTTATTGGGTTGGATCGATGAGCGTTTTCCCGCAACTCAAATGTGGGAAGATCATTTATCGAAATACTATGCGCCAAAAAACTTCAACTTCTGGTACTTCTTCGGTTCACTGGCGTTGTTGGTTCTGGTCAACCAGATTCTCACCGGAATATGGTTGACCATGAGCTATAACCCCAGTGCGGAGGGGGCTTTTGCCTCTGTCGAATACATCATGCGCGATGTCGATATGGGGTGGATCATCCGCTACCTGCACTCTACCGGCGCTTCAGCATTCTTTATTGTGGTCTATCTGCATATGTTCCGCGGCATGATGTATGGCTCGTACCGCAAACCACGAGAGCTGGTGTGGATATTCGGTATGGCCATCTATCTGGCGCTTATGGCGGAAGCCTTCATGGGGTATTTGCTGCCCTGGGGGCAAATGTCCTACTGGGGCGCGCAGGTTATTGTCTCTCTTTTCGGTGCGATTCCAGTAGTAGGAGAGGATCTTGCTCAGTGGATTCGTGGTGACTATCTGATATCAGGTATCACACTAAATCGCTTTTTCGCATTGCATGTAATAGCTCTGCCCATTGTCTTGTTGGCGCTGGTCGTCCTGCACATTCTTGCTCTTCATGAGGTGGGCTCGAATAACCCGGACGGGATCGAAATCAAGGCTTTCAAGGATGAGCATGGTATCCCGCTGGATGGTATTCCTTTTCACCCTTATTACACCGTCAAAGATATTGTGGGTGTTGTGGTATTCCTGTTTGTCTTCTGCACAGTGGTGTTTTTCTTCCCCGAGATGGGAGGGTACTTCCTGGAGAAGCCGAACTTCGAACCTGCCAATGGATTGAAAACGCCAGAGCATATTGCGCCGGTTTGGTACTTCACTCCCTTCTATGCCATGTTGCGAGCTGTCACCTATCCGCTGTTTGGTGTGGATGCCAAGTTCTGGGGAGTGGTTGTCATGGGGGCGGCCATTGCCATCCTGTTTGTGCTGCCCTGGCTTGATCGCTCACCAGTCAAGTCCATCCGCTACAAAGGCTGGATGAGCAAAGTAGCGCTCGTTATTTTTGTGTTGTCTTTTGTCTTGTTGGGGTGTCTGGGAGCGACGCCTTCCACTGGTCCTCGAACGGTCGCGGCGCAGCTGGCAACAGTTTTGTACTTCGCTTACTTCCTGCTGATGCCTTTCTATACCCGCATGGAGTCAACCAAGCCTGTGCCTGAGCGAGTGACTGGATGA
- the petA gene encoding ubiquinol-cytochrome c reductase iron-sulfur subunit, with product MSNDGVNKGRRRFLVATTSVVGAVGAVGAAVPFVASWSPSAKAKAAGAPVKADISKLEMGQQMIAEWRGKPVWIVRRSKEMLDSLSKLDSQLADPMSEKPQQPDYIPHQAYRSIKPEIMVMVGICTHLGCSPTYRPEVAPADLGPEWLGGYFCPCHGSRYDLSGRVYKGMPAPLNLLVPPHNYTDDNTIVIGVDKEKT from the coding sequence ATGAGCAATGACGGCGTGAATAAAGGGCGTCGGCGTTTCCTGGTGGCGACGACCTCGGTAGTCGGGGCTGTAGGCGCTGTCGGAGCAGCGGTGCCTTTTGTTGCATCATGGAGCCCAAGTGCCAAGGCAAAAGCAGCAGGGGCACCAGTGAAGGCGGACATTTCCAAGCTGGAAATGGGGCAGCAAATGATCGCAGAGTGGCGTGGCAAGCCTGTATGGATTGTCCGGCGCAGTAAGGAGATGCTGGACAGTCTGTCGAAGCTGGATAGTCAGCTGGCGGATCCGATGTCAGAAAAGCCACAGCAGCCGGACTACATTCCCCACCAGGCATACCGTTCAATCAAGCCCGAGATTATGGTGATGGTGGGCATTTGTACTCATCTCGGGTGCTCACCAACTTACCGACCTGAGGTTGCACCGGCAGATCTGGGGCCAGAGTGGTTAGGTGGGTATTTCTGCCCATGTCATGGCTCTCGCTATGATTTGTCTGGACGGGTTTATAAGGGTATGCCTGCACCACTGAATTTGTTGGTGCCCCCTCATAACTACACAGATGACAACACCATTGTGATTGGTGTGGATAAGGAGAAAACCTGA
- the rpsI gene encoding 30S ribosomal protein S9 yields the protein MSVTQYYGTGRRKTSTARVYLKAGSGKIVINKRSLEEYFGRETARMVVRQPLELAEATEKFDVIITVAGGGNSGQAGAIRHGITRALIQYSEDLRSPLRKAGYVTRDAREVERKKVGLRKARKRPQYSKR from the coding sequence ATGTCAGTGACTCAATACTACGGTACCGGTCGCCGCAAGACCTCTACTGCCCGTGTTTACCTGAAGGCAGGCTCTGGCAAGATCGTTATCAACAAACGCAGCCTGGAAGAGTATTTCGGCCGCGAAACCGCTCGCATGGTAGTCCGTCAGCCTCTGGAATTGGCTGAAGCTACTGAGAAATTCGACGTGATCATCACCGTTGCTGGTGGTGGTAACTCTGGTCAGGCTGGTGCGATCCGTCACGGTATCACCCGTGCTCTGATCCAGTACAGCGAAGATCTGCGCTCACCTCTGCGTAAAGCAGGTTACGTTACCCGTGACGCTCGTGAAGTTGAGCGTAAGAAAGTGGGTCTGCGTAAAGCGCGTAAGCGTCCTCAGTACTCCAAGCGTTAA